From Excalfactoria chinensis isolate bCotChi1 chromosome 4, bCotChi1.hap2, whole genome shotgun sequence, one genomic window encodes:
- the ITM2A gene encoding integral membrane protein 2A, translating to MVKIAFSSPFAQKGEPKKEASEALVADKDPEVATQGGENSSGRCLLTLLGLAFILAGVVVGGACIYKYFMPKHKVYRGEMCYFENENRDRAVEPYFLPIAEEADIREDDNIAIIDVPVPKFSDSDPAAIVHDFDRLLTAYLDLQLGKCYVIPLNTSIVMPPRNLMDLFAKLATGSYLPQTYLVREEMVVTEEIDNVSDLGIFIYQLCVGKETFKLQRRDQITGMQKRSVENCHSIRHFENSFVVETKICQQ from the exons ATGGTGAAGATCGCCTTCAGCTCCCCCTTCGCCCAGAAGGGCGAACCCAAGAAGGAGGCGAGCGAGGCTCTGGTGGCCGACAAG GATCCAGAGGTTGCCACGCAGGGAGGTGAGAACTCATCTGGAAGATGCCTGTTGACTCTGCTGGGTTTAGCATTCATCTTGGCAGGAGTTGTAGTTGGTGGAGCCTGCATCTACAAGTACTTCATGCCGAAG CACAAGGTGTACCGTGGTGAAATGTGTTACTTTGAGAATGAGAATCGGGATCGTGCTGTCGAACCTTATTTCCTCCCTATTGCCGAAGAAGCTGACATTCGGGAGGATGATAACATTGCCATCATTGATGTGCCCGTTCCAAAGTTCTCTGACAGTGATCCAGCTGCGATTGTTCATGACTTTGATAGG CTTTTGACAGCTTATCTTGACCTGCAACTGGGTAAATGCTACGTGATTCCACTGAACACATCCATAGTTATGCCACCAAGAAATCTGATGGATCTCTTTGCAAAACTGGCG ACTGGTTCCTACTTGCCTCAGACTTACCTGGTGCGTGAAGAAATGGTGGTTACAGAGGAGATAGATAATGTGTCTGATCTGGGGATCTTCATTTACCAGCTCTGTGTTGGAAAAGAGACCTTCAAACTGCAGCGCAGAGACCAGATCACAG GTATGCAGAAACGTTCAGTGGAGAACTGCCATTCAATCAGACACTTTGAAAACTCTTTCGTTGTCGAAACAAAGATCTGTCAGCAGTGA